DNA from Rosa rugosa chromosome 6, drRosRugo1.1, whole genome shotgun sequence:
CGCATGAactatttcttttatttccCCAAGTAGCTTTCACAGTTCAGATCCACCACCAAATCTTTATTCTCAGCACCACACTCCCTTGATGTCTCAAAAGCTCTGAAACCATCAAAGCAGACAACTttaccaaaacccagaaacgcaaagAGATAGAAGAAGCTTTCAGATCTAGCCATGGAAGGAAGTGTGAAGATGCTCAATGATCTATCCAAGAAGACCCACCTGTATTAGACAGAGCCTTGGTCTCTTACTTCTCTGAAACCCCACTTCATATAGCTGGGGTCGTCGGAAACGTCTACGCCAGTTGGCTCCACGTCAGAGTTAATTATCTGGCGTCGCCGCTGCAGAGCTTCACCAACGTCTGCCATTGTGCTGTTTCTGATACAGCACAATCATGCTGAGTAGCCCCCCGGGGGGGgctagagagagggagagggagagagttgaTGCTGAGGAACAACTATTCACACCACAACTCCACTTTTATCTCTCAATATTTAGTTTTGCAACAATTTATTTTATATACAGATTGCTAAGCAAATTACTATTCACTCCTTGTACTTTGGgcgcgtcgacagttcagtccctaacattctaattttaacaaataactccacagacattcaaatttcacacaatttggtccaaaataactattttacccctcacttcttcttttttatttttttggtcatttttctgcttctctctcactcactctctctcaccTCAAAGCGAAAACCAACCTGATCTGAAAACCAGTAGATCCCAGTGAAGTCGCCACCTAATCCTGCGCCTCTTCCTCTCCTCCAAAACCCTATTCGCTTCCCGCCAAACCCACCGCAGCCTCTCCCACCTCATCTGCATCTTCCCTTAGGACCCCGCCCTCTCCGGATCCTACCTCTTCGACCCTCGCCACCTCGCCTGGTGCCCCCTCCCCCCATGCCCTGTAACCCCCACGTCTACAGCCTCTGCAACTTTACCTCCGTCGCGATCGGGCCCCACCTTGACGGCTCTCTCTTCGACACGAGCTCCTTCCTAATCGATCGCCCCACGCAGTTGTCGGCGGTGTTCCGGTTTGacttcaccaccaccacctggGAGTACCACGCACCAATGCTAACCTCGCGCCGGAGCTTCGCGTGTGCGAAGGTTCTGGATTCCGACCAGATCATCGTCGCCGGAGGCGGTTCCCGCCACACCATGTTCAGCGCAGCCGGGAGCAGGATGACCTCGGTGGAAAGGTATGATATATGTAGAGACGAGTGGGTGGCCATGGAAGGGCTGCCGAGCTTTCGGGCCTGGTGTGTGGGGTTCTTTGCTGGAGATGTGGAGGAGAGGGAGTTTTGGGTGATGGGCGGGTACGGCCAGGCTAGGACTATATCGGAGGTGGTGTCGGTGGATGAGTATTACCAGAATGCGGTGGTAATGGAATTGACGAATCGGAATAGTGATGGCATGTGGAGGGAGACAGGTTGATAATGAGGTTGATCCTGCACAACCTGGTGTGTTCATGCTTGATAGGAATGATATATTCAGGTAACTTTGCTAACCTCTAGCcgaaatatatatttgttaTGGTCTTTGGAAttcgatgtagatgaagttcagTTTCGTGTGTAAAGTTTTAGTTGGAATTTTAGATTACTGTAAACAATAGGCTTATTGGGTTTGAAATGTTGTTGTAAGTCCTTGTAATGGGAGTGTAAGCATTTTGTGCAACTGCAACGAAATGAGGATTACAAAATGAATGAAGGAGATTAGGAAGAAATTCTCTGTATATGAAGGATTAAGGAATTTAGTAGTCAGGAGTTAGATTGAATGATCAGGCGAGTTggtgagagaagagagagagacagagacagagagagaagagagggaggaaaaaaaaaagaaaaagaaaggaagtgaggggtaaaatggtcattttggatcaaattgtgtgaaatttgaatgtctggagagttatttgttaaaattagaaTGTTtaggactgaactgtcgacgcacccaaAGTACAAggtgtgaccagtaatttgccctaTATATATCACAAATAAGACAAAACTTGGACAAGTTATAGAGCATTTTTAGGAGACAcgtttacattttattttattattagttAATTGTTATGTTAGTTGTTTGTGACTGTATCATTCCtcatttattgatgattatgTTTACATAACCTATGAGATATGATGCAAGAATATAGTCATCTTTTCACACCCACACTCAAAATTATGCTAAACTACCTTTAAAGTTAGATCTAATGATAGAGATTAAAACAATTCAAACCTAAAAGTAATTTTTTTCACTGGATCTAAATCTAAGAGTTATTGAGTATAATTTCCTTATTTAGTTACTGAACATGTGAGACTACCCAAAATGAGCTAGTATATATCAGTAAACTAGTAACTACCACTAGATCATTAAGATGAACCAGGCCAACTaatgattttatttattgattcAAATCATTCAATAGTGTGCTAGACCATATATAGTTAGATTTCACTGaagaaattgttttttttttttttaccaggTAGTAATCCTAATTTACTTTACAAAAATGAGTGGCTCGAGATCAATGAATACTAGGAAGTTCTTGAACTTTCTTGTTCTATTTCAATATGTTCCACGAGTCATTCGCATTTATCTCGCATGTAAGGAATCCGAAAATTCTCCTAAAGGAAGGTTTGGATTATGGATTACAGGTGGACTCAATTTTCTTATGTACATCTTTGTCAGTCATGTAAGTTCTACTCTTGTTTTTAAGTCAAATAAATGTTAAAATGGAGTATCAATTTTGGATGGACACTTTGATTTATTTTGTAGTTATAAGTTTTAGGAATATTCCATCAATATGTTCCATGAGGATACGTAGTACAATAGATTTTGAAGTGAGACGTTACTACCTATTCGGTTTCCTTCCTACCATATAGATTGGAGTTAGACTTTTTCACATTATTGAAATTATATTTGCAGTCTAATAATTGACTACCTATTGTCTTTTGGTGTTGTTAGATTCTTGGAGGCTTGTGGTACTTTTTTTCTGTTCAGCGAATGATAGGTTGCTGGGAATATGCCTGTCGAAATGAAGATGGATGTAAAACTAGTACTTTTAACTGTCATGATCATCGTACCAATGGAAATATCAAATTGCTAAATGATTCATGCCCCATAAATCCATCAAATGCAAAGATCTTTGACTTTGGCATATTTCTCGATGCTCTTCAATCCGATTTAATTGGATCAACAGATTATTCACAAAAGTTATCAAATTGTTTTTGGTGGAGTCTACGAAATTTGAGGTTAGTATAGAGCCCAACCTACATTAGGAAGTACTGTAGTGTGTTTAactaatttttgaaacacattgAATTTCTTATTTACTCAATTCAGAGTtgtatcttatatatatatataaaatcttgcttaggtgcggatatctgtacctaagcaaaaggtacggatttccggtttttaCCCACTTTTTTATCAcacatttacatcttaaccgttcagtttttaggtcataatgtatagatcatctctacaaattttaagccaaattgatgatcattaaggcatccaaaactgcaatttacacaaacgaaccgaatctgttgaaccggaaccgttcgtgttcattgttgtaaattgcagttttgaatgccttaacgatcatcaatttggctgaaattttgtagagatgatctatacattaggacctaaaaactgaacggttaagatgtaaatgtgTGATCCAAAAGTGGGTAAAAACCGGAAATCCACACCTAAGCAAAAgatgcggatatccgcacctgagaagccctgtatatatatatatatatatagatcattAAGTGAACCaatcaaatctgtcaaacttgaaccgttcatacttataatcttaagtcgtcattttgaatgccttaacgataatcaatttgactgaaaatttgcataagtgatctacatATTAGGACccaaaaactgaacggttaagatgccaaaatatgatcgaaaagttggtctaatgctctatccctagaaaagaccaaaaaaaaatgatcgctcaataaatatatatatatatatatatatatatatatatatgtgtgtgtgtgtgtttgtgtaaCTCCAAATTGATTAGACTGTATATACACTTTGATTTATTTTGTAGTTATAAGTTTTAGGATTATTCCCTCAATATGTTCCATGATGGTACGTAGTACAATAGATTTTGAAGTGAGACGTTACTACCTATTCAGTTTCCTTCCAACCATATAGATTGGAGTTAAAACTTTTTCACATTTTGAAATTATATTTACAGTCTAATaactccatatatatatatatatatatatatatatatatatatatatatatatatataattgcaaattttcagccgaattgatgatcattaagacaTCCAACACtgtaatttacacgaacggtttAGGTTAAACAGATTCGATTCGtttgtgtaaattgcagttttggatgccttaacaattatcaatttgcagagatgatctactcatatatacttAAAACCTGAActgttaagatgtgaatatgtgatcgaaaagtggtcaaaatatggaaatctgttccttaaactaagttaaggactatatatataatcttgctCTTCTAACAAGACCACTAAAATAAGGACTAGTTcaggactttctaatcaataGTTTAggagacccacttttcaattacattatgacaaatcaaccgttagatgtttatgtatgctaattgttaaggtaccgaactagatcaaatcaattgacgaaccaaatctgtcaaacatggaaccgttcatgttcataactgataaatcatgattatgaatggcataatgattttcaatttggttgaaaaattgcataaatgatctacacataaatatctaaatatctaacagtttatttacataaatgtgaacgaaaagttggtctaacaCAAAAGTCATCAAttagtcctcattttagtgatcctcattagaagggctacacacacatatataaccGAAATTGTTTCATTTCAATTTTGCAGTTCTCTTGGTTCAAACCTCCAACCCAGTATTAATACATGGGAAAACCTGTTTGCGGCTTTTACTTCAATTACTGGCTTGCTACTATTTCTTTATCTCATTGGAAATGTACAGGTTGGTCGTACTTTTAAAATCTCTTCTCTATTAATGCAAGAGTATATAGCATCACCATTTAACCCACCTATTATGTATTTTCGAATAGAACAAAATTAGGAAGTATAGctgaagaaaataataataggTTCCGCTTATATAAAAGCAGAGTGTAAATAGTAAAATATATGGCAAAGTGGAGTGTCAATATAACTTCCTTATTATAATCATCAGATACATTTTATATATGTACAGTGACCTGAACCTAGGTACTTGTTTGTGCCATATATAGATGATTATGCAGTTGGAAACAGCAACGAGATGGAAGGGGGAAGTTAAAGAGATGATGACAATAGAACGGAAGACGAAAATTGAACGAAAGCAGGGTCCAGTGGTAGGCCGATGGCTGACTAAAAATGGTCTTCCTATGCATTTTAAATCCAAGATCATGAAAACTCTAGTACAAGTGATACTTGACCAAAACAGGGATGTTGATGAGGATGATATCCACTCTATTCTGTCCGCAAGATTTCAAACGGACATGAAAAGATATAAGGAGAAGATGGAAGAGATTGACACGTGGTTATCCGAAAATGCTCTCCCTATGCGTTTTAAGTCGGAGATCATGGAAAAAATTGTGCCTGAACTTGAAGAAAATATGGATGTTGATGTGAAGAATATCCTCTCTATTCTTCCCCTGAAACTTCAAAGGGATATCAGTGTTTATAAGAAGAACCTGGAACATGCAAGTCGCAAGATAGAGTTGTGGTTATCCGTAAATTACCTCCCTATGCGTCTTAAGTCGGAGATCATGGAAAAAGTTGTGCAACCTGCACTTGAAGAAAATAAGGATGTTGATGTGAAGAATATCTTCTCTATTCTTCCCCTGAAACTTCAATGGGATATCTGGGTTTATAAAAAGAAGCTGGAACATGCAAGTCGCGAGATAGAGTTGTGGTTATCCGAAAATGCTCTCCCTATGCGTTTCAAGTCGGAGATCATGGAAAAAGTTGTGCAACCTGAACTTGAAGAAAATAGGGATGTTGATATGAAGAATATCCTCTCTATTCTTTCCCCGAAAATTCGAAGCGATATCTGGGTTTATAAGCAGAACCTGGAACAGGAAAGTCGCAAGATAGAGTTGTGGTTATCCGAAAATTACCTCCCTATGCGTTTCAAGTCGGAGATCATGGAAAAAGTTGTGCAACCTGAACTTGAAGAAAACAGGGTTGTAGATGTGAATAAGCTTCTCACTATGCTTCCCTCTCAACTTGGATTTTATATCGAAAGTTGGATGCAGAAGATGcgggagaaagaagaagagataaataTGTGGTTGTCTAAAAATGGCTTGCCTGAGAATTTAAAGCCAGACATCATGAAGACGGTTCAGgtaaattttgaagaaaacaaGGATGTTGATGTGGAGAATATCCTCTCTATTCTTCCCGTGTCACTTCAAGAGCGTATCAGAGGAGTTAAAAAATTTGACCGGAAGGTACATTTGTGGCTGAGTGAAAATGGCTTGCCTGAGAATTTAAAGTCAGACATCATGAAGGCGGTTAATTTTGAAGAAAACAAGGATGTTGATGTGAAGAATATCCTCTCTATTCTTCCCGTGCCACTTCAAGTGCGTATCAGAGTTACAAAATTTGACCAGAAGGTAGATCTGTGGCTGATTAAAAATGGCATCCCTACAACAGAGAAGTCATATATCATGAAGGAGTTTCGAGTAGAACTTGAAAAAGATGGGGATGTTGATATGGAGAATTTCCTCTCCATTTATCAAAGAAAACTCGAACAACATATGCCTTTAAATAGGCTGAAGAAGGTAAACTCCCTCCACCTGTAATTTTTTTGTACCCTGCAGTTTAAATCTTCACAACCAATTTGCATGTTAGACAGTATAATGCTTATTTAGTGTCTATTTGTTTAAATAACCTCCGATATCTAATCGTAGGTGAAATTACTGGAAAAATTGGATGAAAGAGTGTTGGAAGCAATTTGTGAGCATCTCAAGCCTGTGGAGTATGATATGACCGTGCCTATTATTCGGGAGGGTCAACCACTTAAAATGATACTCTTCGTGCAAGGATTTGTATACACTAATCCCAACAAAAATAAGGGTTTCCATGCCGATGGTAAAATATGGGGAGAAGAACTTCTTGTTTGGCCATCATCGACCTCCTTTCCTGCTGTATTACCCAAAGCAACTGAGTCTCTTTTCTCCAATTTTGGAACTAGATCCCTTGTCCTCACCGCCAGCGATATGGAGAATATAGGCTGTGAATACAGGCCACAGTTTGATCTACTTACCTCTCACTGGTTGACTATGCTAAAGAAAGTAAGTCCCTGTACTAACAAGCATGTTGTCTTATCCATCCTACTGTCCTAGACTCCTGGTATAATAATAAGATGTCGCTTATTAGACTTTTAATGTTCGATttatcaatatatataattcaGGTGCCTAAGCTTGAACGTATGGATGAAGAAGTGCTTAAAGCTATCTTTCTGCATCTTAAGCAGAATTCGAGTGCAGTATATCATTGCATAGAGAATCGACCATTTCAATCCATGAATTTCATCACTGAGGGATATATAAAATTCACAAGAGATACTGATTGCCGTTTTGAACTTATCCGTAGTCATGGagaagtttttggagaagaacTCCTAGATTGGGTGTTAGATCCGTTATTTCCTGCCTTAACCCCCTTGTCCACTTACACTGCCTATACTAACAGGGAAGCTGTTGTGCTGTCTATCACTGCGGAGGAATTGAAGAGTGTAGCTTCTGAATTCGAATCGTACTTCAGCACATTCCGAAAGGAATCTCAGCCAGATCTTTTGACTTTTGTTGGGATGACTCTGTTAAAAGAAGTAAGTTAATTTCCTGGCTGGTTCACTTCCTACCTAGCTAGCCTCGCCATGCATTGTAATCAAGACTTCAATATTTCTAAACAATTAATTCTACTTTCTCTAACCCTGTGTGCGCAATTATGTGTACAGGTGCCAAAACTTAAGACCATGGACGAAGAAGTTTTGAAAGCAATTTCTCAGCATCTTAAGATCCAGCAGTATGGTAAATATGAGAAAATCATTGACCAAGGAAAACCACTTGACAGGATGTTGTTCCTTCTGAGGGGAGAACTTCTCTATTATGGTCCTACTTCCAGAGCGCAAAATGTAGGACTATTCTTTGGAGAAAAACTAATAGATTGGCTACCAAGGTGTTCTGATGCTACCATACCCTTGTCAGAATATAGTGTCACAACACCATTCGACAGTGAAAAGGCTCTCGTGCTCATTCTCATGGCCAACGATTTGAAGAGAGTAGTGTCTGAATTCAAGTCGCGTTTCAGCTAGCCAGACGATCACCTTGCTGCCTACTATTCTCAGCGTCTTGCCGGccctttcatttttctttctttcccacTTAACATCCTCCTTCCAGTTTTCAATTTGCGCTCAGAAAGGAGGCCAACTACGACACTCACAAGATCTCCTGTAGCAACGGTGAACATGAGCAGTTCTCAGTACATGTAATTAATTTGCAGAATCAACTTATCCTTTTCATGCTAATTGATCTTCGTTTATTTGTATGGAATGGATTCAATGaaagggaaattcgtccaaacagtgtctgaacttttccagactattaattttcatacctatactttgaaaaatgtcataatggtacctgaagttttggccccgacctaatttctgtacctagcaacagtaaagtcgtcaagggcgttaaattttgaggggtaaatctggaacttcaggtattctcaaGGGAAAATCTTCTAAACAGTGTCTAAACTTtttcagactattaattttcatacctatactttgaaaaatatcaaaatggtacctgacgatttaagcctgacccaatattcatacctaggaacagtaaaacggttgactccgttgaacagtaccagaaaagtatgccaataactaccgttgggttcaaacattgccccccagacctcgaagtcgaagtcaaaggtctttgTCTTACCTCAGTTGAGAGCAGAACTCAGCTACCTACCTCAGTTTTCTAtcaggagaaaaaattgaactcGGGTTCTTTACTCCTAACAGAAGCTCTGGTACAAGAAGATATGTTGGAATTCGCTATTACAGATCGAATCCACAATGTGAGGCGTCAACCACCCAATTATTCCCTCTCAGTGATGGCTTCGCCGGCAACGCGATCTTCTCCAGCATCTTCTCTGCttcgatttcaatcaaaaatcccaaaacccacaatccaaaaaatcaaattcaattatttgcagctgaaatcaatttcaatttttctttttttgatgggtttgggaGAAGACAACAGAGAAGAAGCATTGAAAGTGGAATTACCAAAATTTCAGATTCCTTTGCTATCAGACTCGTCGGATTCCAACATAAAGCATTGAAATTTCCTTGTGCATCCACCCGAATAATCTCCATGATTCCAATTATCTGGTGAACTAGGCTTAAAACCGAGCAAACACTTGCAAACCAAACCATTTTTGCTGTTATAGCTACCAAAATTTCCACATGCATCTACCTAATCacgacttttctttccttcttctctgttgtcttctcccaaacccatcaaaaaaagaaaaattgaaattgatttcagctgcaaataattgaatttgattttttggattgtgggttttgggatttttgattgaaatNNNNNNNNNNNNNNNNNNNNNNNNNNNNNNNNNNNNNNNNNNNNNNNNNNNNNNNNNNNNNNNNNNNNNNNNNNNNNNNNNNNNNNNNNNNNNNNNNNNNNNNNNNNNNNNNNNNNNNNNNNNNNNNNNNNNNNNNNNNNNNNNNNNNNNNNNNNNNNNNNNNNNNNNNNNNNNNNNNNNNNNNNNNNNNNNNNNNNNNNACAACAAAAGTTTCATCTTAAGCAAGGAAAGTCCCTCCAGCTTGTTTAAACTGGCCTATCAAACCGCATTTAAGCTGATTCACTGCCTCTTGGAGAACCGTGGTTATCATCATCCTCTTCAACGGGGCTCCTGTCACCCCTACGTACGGGGCTTGGGCTGCGGCTATGGCCACTTTCTTCTACAGGGCTTCTGTGCATCTTATCACCATTGCTTTTCTCTTCGGCATCACCTACAGGGCTTCTACTCTTTCCCCTGGGACTCCTACTGTAGTCAGATCGGCGATCCTGAGGGGAGACACTACGCCGCTCTTGTGGGCTTCTCCCATCA
Protein-coding regions in this window:
- the LOC133717616 gene encoding uncharacterized protein LOC133717616 isoform X1: MHNSEITVQVPESPVSNSEPTKGKSVMKDVDETSRKWPTTEEILDPKPVLEKWNTMFVISCLFAVLLDPLFLYIPLINQEMKCIALDKNLKIAAVVLRSITDLVYIVKIIFQIYKLEKVTVMAIWRSYILIDILAIVPIPQVVILIYFTKMSGSRSMNTRKFLNFLVLFQYVPRVIRIYLACKESENSPKGRFGLWITGGLNFLMYIFVSHILGGLWYFFSVQRMIGCWEYACRNEDGCKTSTFNCHDHRTNGNIKLLNDSCPINPSNAKIFDFGIFLDALQSDLIGSTDYSQKLSNCFWWSLRNLSSLGSNLQPSINTWENLFAAFTSITGLLLFLYLIGNVQMIMQLETATRWKGEVKEMMTIERKTKIERKQGPVVGRWLTKNGLPMHFKSKIMKTLVQVILDQNRDVDEDDIHSILSARFQTDMKRYKEKMEEIDTWLSENALPMRFKSEIMEKIVPELEENMDVDVKNILSILPLKLQRDISVYKKNLEHASRKIELWLSVNYLPMRLKSEIMEKVVQPALEENKDVDVKNIFSILPLKLQWDIWVYKKKLEHASREIELWLSENALPMRFKSEIMEKVVQPELEENRDVDMKNILSILSPKIRSDIWVYKQNLEQESRKIELWLSENYLPMRFKSEIMEKVVQPELEENRVVDVNKLLTMLPSQLGFYIESWMQKMREKEEEINMWLSKNGLPENLKPDIMKTVQVNFEENKDVDVENILSILPVSLQERIRGVKKFDRKVHLWLSENGLPENLKSDIMKAVNFEENKDVDVKNILSILPVPLQVRIRVTKFDQKVDLWLIKNGIPTTEKSYIMKEFRVELEKDGDVDMENFLSIYQRKLEQHMPLNRLKKVKLLEKLDERVLEAICEHLKPVEYDMTVPIIREGQPLKMILFVQGFVYTNPNKNKGFHADGKIWGEELLVWPSSTSFPAVLPKATESLFSNFGTRSLVLTASDMENIGCEYRPQFDLLTSHWLTMLKKVPKLERMDEEVLKAIFLHLKQNSSAVYHCIENRPFQSMNFITEGYIKFTRDTDCRFELIRSHGEVFGEELLDWVLDPLFPALTPLSTYTAYTNREAVVLSITAEELKSVASEFESYFSTFRKESQPDLLTFVGMTLLKEVPKLKTMDEEVLKAISQHLKIQQYGKYEKIIDQGKPLDRMLFLLRGELLYYGPTSRAQNVGLFFGEKLIDWLPRCSDATIPLSEYSVTTPFDSEKALVLILMANDLKRVVSEFKSRFS
- the LOC133717616 gene encoding uncharacterized protein LOC133717616 isoform X2; amino-acid sequence: MRLILHNLVCSCLIGMIYSGGLNFLMYIFVSHILGGLWYFFSVQRMIGCWEYACRNEDGCKTSTFNCHDHRTNGNIKLLNDSCPINPSNAKIFDFGIFLDALQSDLIGSTDYSQKLSNCFWWSLRNLSSLGSNLQPSINTWENLFAAFTSITGLLLFLYLIGNVQMIMQLETATRWKGEVKEMMTIERKTKIERKQGPVVGRWLTKNGLPMHFKSKIMKTLVQVILDQNRDVDEDDIHSILSARFQTDMKRYKEKMEEIDTWLSENALPMRFKSEIMEKIVPELEENMDVDVKNILSILPLKLQRDISVYKKNLEHASRKIELWLSVNYLPMRLKSEIMEKVVQPALEENKDVDVKNIFSILPLKLQWDIWVYKKKLEHASREIELWLSENALPMRFKSEIMEKVVQPELEENRDVDMKNILSILSPKIRSDIWVYKQNLEQESRKIELWLSENYLPMRFKSEIMEKVVQPELEENRVVDVNKLLTMLPSQLGFYIESWMQKMREKEEEINMWLSKNGLPENLKPDIMKTVQVNFEENKDVDVENILSILPVSLQERIRGVKKFDRKVHLWLSENGLPENLKSDIMKAVNFEENKDVDVKNILSILPVPLQVRIRVTKFDQKVDLWLIKNGIPTTEKSYIMKEFRVELEKDGDVDMENFLSIYQRKLEQHMPLNRLKKVKLLEKLDERVLEAICEHLKPVEYDMTVPIIREGQPLKMILFVQGFVYTNPNKNKGFHADGKIWGEELLVWPSSTSFPAVLPKATESLFSNFGTRSLVLTASDMENIGCEYRPQFDLLTSHWLTMLKKVPKLERMDEEVLKAIFLHLKQNSSAVYHCIENRPFQSMNFITEGYIKFTRDTDCRFELIRSHGEVFGEELLDWVLDPLFPALTPLSTYTAYTNREAVVLSITAEELKSVASEFESYFSTFRKESQPDLLTFVGMTLLKEVPKLKTMDEEVLKAISQHLKIQQYGKYEKIIDQGKPLDRMLFLLRGELLYYGPTSRAQNVGLFFGEKLIDWLPRCSDATIPLSEYSVTTPFDSEKALVLILMANDLKRVVSEFKSRFS
- the LOC133717617 gene encoding F-box/kelch-repeat protein OR23-like, with the translated sequence MPCNPHVYSLCNFTSVAIGPHLDGSLFDTSSFLIDRPTQLSAVFRFDFTTTTWEYHAPMLTSRRSFACAKVLDSDQIIVAGGGSRHTMFSAAGSRMTSVERYDICRDEWVAMEGLPSFRAWCVGFFAGDVEEREFWVMGGYGQARTISEVVSVDEYYQNAVVMELTNRNSDGMWRETG